In Pseudoalteromonas piratica, the following proteins share a genomic window:
- a CDS encoding DMT family transporter — protein MFVESKMIKGTLAIVIASFLWGTTGTVASFSSDVSPLAIGAFAMGVGGVLMVLTNIRSLLANYRQLIKRKGLFAAGALSVAIYPLAFYSAMHLSGVAIGTIVPIATAPMFAALLERLFNQKSISRKWGVSFTFGVIGVILLTHGKKPAFDDTSNLFLNSIGIVLGCIAGLTYACYSWVAKSFITKGIDSKAAMSGLFGGAAILLLPSLFFTGENLFLNITNSVVSLYMAIIPMFLGYLLFAYGLTFIETSNATLITLLEPLIATILAVLLLGESFKLMGWMGALLVLLCLVIQSINLPKINTSLSDNNNQLTS, from the coding sequence ATGTTTGTTGAGTCAAAAATGATTAAAGGTACTTTAGCGATTGTTATTGCTAGTTTTCTTTGGGGTACGACCGGCACTGTTGCAAGCTTTTCAAGTGATGTAAGCCCCCTAGCCATTGGCGCATTCGCAATGGGTGTTGGCGGTGTATTGATGGTACTAACCAACATTCGAAGTCTACTTGCAAACTATCGACAGCTTATCAAACGAAAGGGACTATTCGCTGCTGGCGCCTTATCAGTTGCAATATATCCTCTGGCATTTTATTCCGCTATGCACTTATCTGGCGTTGCGATAGGTACTATTGTGCCAATAGCCACTGCGCCCATGTTTGCCGCCCTTCTTGAGCGTCTTTTTAATCAAAAATCAATTTCAAGAAAATGGGGGGTAAGTTTTACGTTTGGTGTGATTGGTGTCATTTTGCTCACTCACGGTAAAAAACCCGCATTTGATGACACATCTAATTTATTTCTCAATTCAATAGGAATTGTCTTAGGCTGTATCGCTGGGTTAACTTACGCCTGTTATTCGTGGGTAGCAAAATCCTTTATAACGAAAGGCATTGATTCTAAAGCCGCCATGTCAGGGTTATTCGGGGGAGCGGCAATTCTGCTATTACCTTCTCTATTTTTTACAGGTGAGAATTTATTTTTAAACATCACCAATAGCGTTGTTTCACTTTATATGGCAATTATCCCAATGTTTCTAGGATATTTATTATTTGCATATGGCTTAACATTTATTGAAACAAGCAATGCGACATTAATAACGTTGCTGGAGCCTTTAATAGCAACAATATTGGCGGTTTTGCTGTTGGGGGAAAGTTTTAAGCTAATGGGTTGGATGGGCGCATTGTTAGTTTTACTTTGCTTGGTTATTCAGTCCATTAATCTGCCAAAAATTAACACTTCACTCAGTGACAATAATAATCAGCTTACTTCATAA
- a CDS encoding helix-turn-helix domain-containing protein has translation MPNLLSIRSYSANPVSHSHEFNQIVLPLRGVINIHVDDFSGKVAPRECVVIRANEKHLFAAEREARFIVADMRNLPNNLISSEQIVFEINKPLLNYLLFIESQLENQINPLIEQSMYETFYLLLESQNLLPKLDARINNALLYITEHITEPLNIATLAEVAYLSPTQFKKIFKAQLGVTVLEHITQLRMEKAQALLTHTDYSLQIVGEKVGYKDLSAFSRKFKQYFGLSPKNFKN, from the coding sequence ATGCCAAATCTATTATCTATTCGCTCTTATAGTGCAAACCCTGTTTCTCACTCTCATGAGTTCAATCAAATTGTTTTACCCTTGCGAGGAGTCATCAACATACACGTTGACGATTTTAGCGGTAAGGTCGCGCCGCGAGAATGTGTCGTTATTCGAGCCAATGAGAAGCATTTATTTGCAGCAGAACGGGAGGCACGCTTTATTGTTGCTGATATGCGCAACCTACCTAACAATCTTATTTCGTCAGAGCAGATTGTTTTTGAAATAAATAAGCCTTTGTTAAATTATCTACTTTTTATCGAGAGCCAGTTAGAAAATCAAATCAACCCGCTTATTGAACAGTCAATGTACGAAACATTTTATCTATTGTTAGAAAGCCAGAACTTGCTGCCTAAGCTAGATGCGAGAATTAACAATGCACTGCTTTACATTACTGAACACATTACCGAACCACTTAATATTGCGACACTGGCTGAAGTCGCTTATTTAAGTCCAACTCAATTTAAAAAAATATTTAAAGCACAATTGGGTGTAACTGTGCTTGAGCATATTACCCAACTTAGAATGGAAAAAGCACAGGCATTACTTACGCATACAGACTACTCGCTACAGATAGTTGGTGAGAAAGTTGGCTATAAAGATTTATCGGCATTTAGCCGTAAATTCAAACAGTATTTTGGTTTATCTCCTAAAAATTTCAAAAATTAA
- a CDS encoding response regulator transcription factor codes for MTTQVKAIIADDHPLFRSALSQAAANYLEEDNIQECYDLASLFSLLETHPETELIFLDLNIPGAKGLQGLTQIRNQYPDILVIMVSATEDAKIINHAMEAGACAYIPKSTSLSNIGKAIEVVIDGDTWLPENLDLEAHPIDNEQTEFAQNLEKLTPQQYKVLAMIADGLLNKQIAYEMSVQETTVKQHVSAILRKLDLNNRTQAGILFNQLSQVDTISAEGFA; via the coding sequence ATGACAACGCAAGTGAAAGCCATTATCGCAGACGATCACCCGCTATTTCGCAGTGCTTTAAGCCAAGCAGCGGCAAACTATCTCGAAGAAGACAATATTCAAGAGTGTTATGATTTAGCGAGCTTGTTTTCTTTGCTGGAAACTCACCCAGAAACCGAACTCATTTTTCTCGATTTAAATATTCCTGGCGCCAAAGGCCTGCAAGGGCTCACGCAAATTCGCAACCAATACCCTGATATCTTAGTGATTATGGTATCGGCAACGGAAGACGCCAAAATAATTAACCACGCCATGGAAGCTGGTGCCTGCGCCTACATTCCAAAATCGACCTCGCTGAGCAATATTGGCAAAGCCATTGAAGTCGTGATTGATGGCGACACCTGGCTGCCTGAAAATCTAGATCTAGAAGCGCACCCAATCGACAACGAACAAACCGAATTTGCACAAAACTTAGAAAAGCTTACACCACAGCAATACAAGGTACTGGCGATGATTGCCGACGGCCTGTTAAACAAACAAATTGCTTATGAAATGTCTGTGCAAGAAACCACAGTAAAACAACATGTATCCGCCATTTTACGTAAACTTGACCTAAACAACCGCACCCAAGCCGGTATTTTATTTAATCAACTCAGCCAAGTAGATACTATATCGGCCGAGGGCTTTGCTTGA
- a CDS encoding TonB-dependent receptor, whose translation MTKANINSSKHACLRSLSAVSGAVLLALATPTFANQQENGEKKAELERIQVTARKTVENLQQVPVAVTSIGATELAEKGIAELIEVQQFSPNTTLQRSRGTNSTITAFIRGVGQQDPLWGYEPGVGIYIDDVYLARPQGAVLDLIDVERVEVLRGPQGTLYGKNTIGGAIKYVTKEMTGDATFNVSASVGSYNQRDIKLTGQYPLIQDTLYVGVGYANLNRDGFGEYLQSDLPNQDTENYNKEVEAARVTLEWHANDDLFFRLNWDKTDDTSNAKGGYRLLPSLLTDAPVPNSVYDSYTSLPTWNKVELEGYSLLANWDLTDATSLKYVASKRESYSPTNIDFDNTPLRIFDVPAVYDDNQTSHELQLNHAGENYKLVSGLYYYDGESCGQFEAILEVLGNAISLPGLTREVSGCNNSSSKAAYIQGSYYFNQQWSATLGARYTQDEKEANVNNGLVFETVYPYSGWIPGYERPAGELVPEVLNDNEDWSRFTPRLGVEYQHSDDMMFFASYAQGFKSGTYNPRATTAEPAANPEIVDSFELGMKSEWNDNLRANITLFSLLHKDRQYISILPGETSADLNQRLGNIGRSESQGIEAEFTYVATDNLNFNASIGYIDAEFTEVIDTDPETGEEFDKSDQFDIANTPDLTFNLGFDYSIESSFGDFVVNGNYYHRGDYVLFEEASLLSQDAYGLVNLGVTWYSNDGHWSASLTGKNLTDEEYLVGGYQFVTPDPTDPTDTSKYTPGLGGDNTLIGYYGDPRTVTLTVNYRF comes from the coding sequence TAACCGCACGTAAAACTGTCGAAAACCTTCAACAAGTGCCAGTGGCCGTTACCTCAATAGGTGCTACTGAGCTTGCCGAAAAAGGCATTGCCGAACTGATTGAAGTACAGCAATTTTCTCCAAATACCACGTTGCAACGCAGCCGTGGCACAAACTCAACCATTACCGCGTTTATTCGTGGTGTTGGCCAGCAAGACCCGCTTTGGGGCTACGAGCCAGGTGTAGGTATTTATATTGATGATGTGTATTTAGCGCGCCCGCAAGGTGCCGTGCTCGATTTAATCGATGTTGAACGCGTTGAAGTATTGCGCGGTCCGCAAGGCACACTGTATGGCAAAAACACCATAGGTGGCGCCATTAAATACGTGACCAAAGAAATGACAGGAGATGCGACGTTTAATGTATCAGCAAGCGTAGGTAGTTATAACCAGCGCGATATTAAACTCACAGGGCAATACCCACTTATTCAAGATACTCTTTATGTTGGCGTTGGTTATGCCAATTTAAATCGCGACGGGTTTGGTGAATATTTACAATCTGATTTACCAAATCAAGATACCGAAAACTACAACAAAGAAGTGGAAGCAGCCCGCGTTACACTCGAATGGCATGCCAATGACGATTTATTCTTCCGCTTAAATTGGGATAAAACCGACGATACCTCAAATGCCAAAGGCGGCTACCGTTTACTACCAAGTTTATTAACAGATGCGCCAGTGCCAAATAGCGTATACGACTCGTACACCAGCTTACCAACGTGGAACAAGGTAGAGCTTGAAGGCTACAGCCTACTTGCCAACTGGGACTTAACAGATGCCACCAGCTTAAAATACGTTGCATCAAAACGTGAAAGCTATTCGCCAACTAATATCGACTTTGATAATACACCGCTTCGCATTTTTGATGTTCCAGCTGTGTATGACGACAATCAAACCAGCCATGAATTACAACTAAACCACGCAGGTGAAAACTACAAATTGGTGTCGGGTCTTTATTACTATGATGGCGAGTCATGCGGCCAGTTTGAAGCCATTTTAGAAGTGCTAGGCAATGCTATTTCATTACCGGGGTTAACCCGTGAAGTCTCTGGTTGTAACAATTCATCAAGTAAAGCAGCGTATATTCAAGGCAGCTACTACTTTAACCAGCAGTGGTCGGCAACCCTTGGTGCCCGTTATACCCAAGATGAAAAAGAAGCAAACGTAAACAATGGCTTAGTATTTGAAACTGTCTACCCATACTCAGGGTGGATCCCAGGTTATGAGCGACCAGCAGGCGAATTAGTACCAGAAGTACTGAACGATAACGAAGATTGGTCGCGCTTTACGCCACGCCTTGGTGTGGAATATCAGCATTCAGATGACATGATGTTTTTTGCAAGCTACGCACAAGGATTTAAGTCAGGTACTTATAACCCGCGTGCCACAACTGCAGAGCCCGCTGCCAATCCAGAGATTGTAGATTCATTTGAACTCGGTATGAAAAGCGAGTGGAACGATAACCTGCGAGCTAACATCACCTTGTTCTCATTGCTGCATAAAGATCGCCAGTATATTTCGATTTTACCGGGCGAAACCTCAGCCGATCTCAACCAGCGCCTTGGCAATATTGGCCGCTCAGAGTCGCAAGGCATAGAAGCCGAATTTACTTATGTTGCCACTGACAACCTTAATTTTAATGCCTCGATTGGTTATATCGATGCTGAATTTACTGAAGTGATCGACACCGACCCAGAAACAGGCGAAGAGTTTGATAAATCAGACCAATTTGATATTGCCAACACCCCAGATTTAACCTTTAACCTAGGATTTGATTACTCAATTGAATCATCATTTGGTGACTTTGTAGTAAACGGTAACTACTACCATCGCGGCGATTACGTGCTGTTTGAAGAAGCCAGCCTACTTTCGCAAGATGCCTACGGTTTAGTAAATTTAGGTGTAACTTGGTACTCGAATGATGGCCACTGGAGTGCATCACTAACGGGTAAAAACCTCACCGACGAAGAATACCTTGTTGGCGGTTATCAATTTGTCACCCCTGATCCTACTGACCCAACGGATACAAGCAAATATACGCCGGGGTTAGGTGGTGACAATACCTTAATTGGTTATTACGGCGACCCGCGTACCGTTACGCTCACCGTTAATTACCGCTTTTAA